The following proteins come from a genomic window of Melospiza georgiana isolate bMelGeo1 chromosome 3, bMelGeo1.pri, whole genome shotgun sequence:
- the NKX2-4 gene encoding homeobox protein Nkx-2.4, with product MSLSPKHTTPFSVTDILSPMEESYKKFGGMDGAGGLGAPLGPYRQASVPPAAAAAAVPQHVPAGAAAYHMPHGVSQFPHGAVGGYCNGGLGNVGELPAYPEGMRGGAAAGGGWYGPGGDPRYSSISRFMGPSAGMNVAGMGGLSGIAEGAKAIVPLHAAPRRKRRVLFSQAQVYELERRFKQQKYLSAPEREHLASLIHLTPTQVKIWFQNHRYKMKRQAKDKAAAQQLHPDGGGGGGSGGLCQQQPSPRRVAVPVLVKDGKPCPPPGNATPGPGPAAPAAPAAAAAAPAAHPHPGSLGQAADLEELSPSPPALHGPVAPLAPLDSAGVDYNGGMVSPNLLYGRTW from the exons aTGTCGCTGAGCCCCAAGCACACGACGCCCTTCTCGGTCACCGACATCCTCAGCCCCATGGAGGAGAGCTACAAGAAGTTCGGCGGCATGGACGGGGCGGGCGGGCTGGGCGCGCCCCTCGGGCCGTACCGCCAGGCCTCCGtgccccccgccgccgccgccgccgccgtgcCGCAGCACGTCCCCGCGGGCGCGGCCGCCTACCACATGCCCCACGGCGTGTCGCAGTTCCCGCACGGCGCCGTCGGGGGCTACTGCAACGGCGGGCTGGGCAACGTGGGCGAGCTGCCCGCCTACCCCGAGGGGAtgcggggcggcgcggcggcgggcggcggctgGTACGGGCCCGGCGGCGACCCCCGCTACTCCAGCA TCTCCAGGTTCATGGGCCCGTCGGCGGGGATGAACGTGGCCGGCATGGGCGGCCTGAGCGGCATCGCCGAGGGCGCCAAGGCCATCGTGCCGCTGCACGCCGCGCCGcggaggaagaggagggtgcTCTTCTCGCAGGCGCAGGTCTACGAGCTGGAGCGGCGCTTCAAGCAGCAGAAGTACCTGTCGGCGCCCGAGCGGGAGCACCTGGCCAGCCTGATCCACCTGACCCCCACGCAGGTGAAGATCTGGTTCCAGAACCACCGCTACAAGATGAAGCGCCAGGCCAAGGACAAGGCGGCCGCGCAGCAGCTGCACCCcgacggcggcggcggcggcggcagcggcggcctgtgccagcagcagccctcgCCGCGCCGCGTGGCCGTGCCGGTGCTGGTGAAGGACGGCAAACCCTGCCCGCCGCCGGGCAACGCCACCCCGggccccgggcccgccgcccccgcggcccccgctgccgccgccgccgcgcccgccgcgcaCCCGCACCCCGGCTCGCTGGGGCAGGCGGCCGACCTGGAGGAGCTGTCGCCCAGCCCGCCGGCGCTGCACGGCCCCGTGGCTCCCCTGGCCCCCCTGGACTCGGCCGGCGTCGACTACAACGGCGGCATGGTCAGCCCCAACCTGCTCTACGGCAGGACGTGGTAA